The Suricata suricatta isolate VVHF042 unplaced genomic scaffold, meerkat_22Aug2017_6uvM2_HiC HiC_scaffold_2685, whole genome shotgun sequence genome includes the window AGGCCTTACAAATGATTTTCCATTCAGAGCTACTTGAAATACATTATAAggtttattttcctccttcacaCTGAGACCTCACTCTGTCATCTGTATCCTTCCCGCCTACCTGGGTGTGAGGAtgctgtctcctttctcttcagacCCCGTAGATCCTTCTCTTGCTCCAACAAAACGACCAGGTCTGGTTTTGATACAATGAGACCTGTTTAtcagaaaaaggaatataattaTGCTGGAGGTGCTACCTTTCAACCCACTATTGTACTCAGTAGACAAGAGAGGACATTGTAGAATTCTAAACAATGACTTCCCAATCACTGTTATCCAAGAAAGAGTTCTTTAGAACATGCAGGAGGAGTTTCCTACATTCAGAGCGTGATCTCCCTTCCAAGTACTATCAATATCATAAGCAGTAAAAATTGGCGTTTAAGATGTGTACAATACCGTCTTATACCACTCAATATTTAGAATTGCTACGAATCTACAGAAATGATGTTGGCACCATCAAAAAGGAAGGCTAATGCTGAAAAGGAAATCTAATGAGGCAGTTATCTACATCTACAAATCCCTACTTCCGTCCTGTACTGCAGGGATTTGAATCCCATTCATGCAGGGAAGAAGCTTCCAAGGAAGAGTCTTCatagaagggaaaaaacccaGAGTGTGATTTGGGATTCTGGAAGGCGTGATCCTCACCCAAGAAGACGAAGTGACCGTAGGTCTCTAGTATCACATCCCGATACAGTTCCcgctgactctggctcaggcatccccactcttcctgagagaattctatggccacatccctgaaggtcagcagtccctgcaatAAAATACCAGAGTGATCCAGTGGCCATTGGCCATGCACATAATGGTACCTAAGATGGATGACAGAGTTAATATCACCAGGCAGACTCCAAGAACTGACCTTCACTGCTTACTAGCTTGTAACCACTGACTGCAGTCCCTCATTttacttaacctctttttttctctcttatttattgtTCCTGACAAAGCATTGTATTGACACCGTCTCCTGTGATGGAAACagaaagcattcaacaaaatgtAAAGACTGCCCTATGGGACAGCTTGGGCAGGTCTACCTTGAGTTTAACCCTTAAATCATACATATGTGGATGGATGATGGAGTTGACTCATGGAGTGAGAACGGTTTTTGTTACCTCCTTGTGATATCTAAATCTCCAGCCAAGAAGGAGCACAAATCTCATTTATATAAGACACATGTATGTATAGAGGTGTTCTCTTAAGGCATATGAGCCACCTGCTGTCCAGTTGTACATAAGATGACAAGACTTCACTTCCTAATTATCCACTGAATCTTAAATATAAGGAAACCATCACtaacgcacgcacacacacacacacacacacacacac containing:
- the LOC115284934 gene encoding putative protein ZNF720, translating into GLLTFRDVAIEFSQEEWGCLSQSQRELYRDVILETYGHFVFLGLIVSKPDLVVLLEQEKDLRGLKRKETASSHPGRREGYR